The following are encoded in a window of Thalassotalea insulae genomic DNA:
- the carA gene encoding glutamine-hydrolyzing carbamoyl-phosphate synthase small subunit produces MTKSAILVLEDGTVFKGTAIGAEGAAVGEVVFNTSMTGYQEILTDPSYAEQIVTLTYPHIGNTGTNSEDEESSAIWAKGLVIRDLPLLASNFRNEQDLSSYLKANNILGIADIDTRKLTRILREKGAQNGCILAGENIEQVSALEQAKAFPGLKGMDLAKVVSTKEQYQWKEGSWQLGQGHQTPENSDFHVVAYDFGAKRNILRMLVDRGCKLTVVPAQTSAADVLAMNPDGIFLSNGPGDPEPCDYAISAIQTFLDTGLPIFGICLGHQLLGLASGAKTIKMKFGHHGGNHPVKDHDRNVVMITAQNHGFAVDENNMPDNLTVTHNSLFDGTIQGIHRTDKPAFSFQGHPEASPGPHDAAPLFDHFIELMKQHNA; encoded by the coding sequence TTGACTAAATCTGCCATTTTAGTGCTTGAAGACGGCACTGTTTTTAAAGGCACCGCAATTGGTGCAGAAGGGGCGGCTGTTGGTGAAGTAGTATTCAATACTTCAATGACCGGATATCAAGAAATTCTTACCGACCCATCATATGCAGAACAAATTGTTACCCTGACTTATCCGCATATTGGTAATACAGGCACTAACAGTGAAGATGAAGAATCATCAGCTATTTGGGCCAAAGGTTTAGTGATCAGAGATTTACCGCTATTAGCGAGTAATTTTCGTAATGAACAAGATTTGAGCAGCTATTTAAAAGCGAATAATATTTTAGGTATCGCAGATATAGACACTCGTAAATTGACACGTATTTTACGAGAAAAAGGTGCGCAAAATGGCTGCATTTTAGCTGGCGAGAATATTGAACAGGTAAGTGCGCTTGAGCAGGCCAAAGCATTTCCTGGCTTAAAAGGCATGGATCTCGCAAAGGTAGTTTCAACTAAAGAACAGTATCAATGGAAAGAAGGCAGTTGGCAACTTGGTCAAGGGCATCAAACGCCAGAAAATAGCGACTTTCATGTCGTTGCTTACGATTTTGGTGCTAAACGTAATATTTTACGTATGTTAGTAGACCGTGGCTGTAAATTAACCGTGGTGCCAGCGCAAACCTCTGCCGCTGATGTGTTAGCGATGAATCCTGACGGTATCTTTTTATCTAATGGCCCTGGAGACCCTGAACCGTGTGACTATGCGATTTCTGCTATTCAAACGTTCCTTGATACTGGGTTACCAATTTTTGGTATTTGTTTAGGACATCAATTGCTTGGTTTGGCTAGTGGTGCGAAGACAATCAAAATGAAATTTGGTCATCACGGTGGCAATCACCCAGTTAAAGATCATGATCGTAATGTGGTGATGATCACTGCACAAAATCACGGCTTTGCCGTCGATGAAAATAATATGCCTGATAATTTAACGGTTACTCATAACTCGTTATTTGATGGCACCATTCAAGGGATCCACCGCACAGATAAGCCTGCGTTTAGTTTTCAGGGGCACCCAGAGGCAAGCCCAGGGCCACATGATGCGGCTCCTTTGTTTGACCACTTTATTGAATTAATGAAACAGCACAACGCTTAA